Proteins encoded within one genomic window of Ranitomeya variabilis isolate aRanVar5 chromosome 4, aRanVar5.hap1, whole genome shotgun sequence:
- the LOC143766424 gene encoding uncharacterized protein LOC143766424 — protein sequence MDRDKMAERILDLTLEILFRLTGEDYTMVKKTSSDRCQDPVSEEWGRPLSPVTGPPSHLLIHEDINDQKILELAYKIIELLTGEVPIRCQDVAVHFSMEEWEYLEGHRDLYKNVIMEVPQPLTSPGLSSKRTTPERCPCPLLPQDCKQEDPSVPQDHQGEDLTHINTTETYVRDDERCKEEIPTYDYPDDCTRSEGQLTSSIFKSHDLEILENTTKVIAVTPDISSSIHSKDLSSDPMKQIPSSDSLLTTKKNQSHKRGIKKQTAPKANKSFSCSECGKCFILKSVFVRHHSTHTGEKPFSCSECGKCFNQKSHLVSHQRTHTGEKPFSCSECGKCFTQKRTLVEHLRTHRGEKPFSCSECGKCFSHQKYLVRHQSSHTEEKPFSCSECAKCFNDKLYLVRHQRTHTGEKPFSCTECGKCFTLKKSLVGHQRTHTGEKPFSCTECGKCFTLKKSLVGHQRTHTGEKPFSCSECGKCFKEKSHLVCHQRIHTGEKPFSCSECGKCFNRKGTLVRHQSSHTEEKPFSFS from the exons atggacagagacaagatggcggagaggatattagacCTCACCCTAgaaatcctcttccggcttactggagag gattacacaatggtgaagaagacctctagtgaccgctgtcaggaccctgtgtcggaggaatggggaagacccctgagcccagtcACGGGGCCTCCATCCCAcctcctgatacatgaggacatcaatgaccagaagatcctagaactcgcctacaagattattgagctgctgactggagag gttcctataaggtgtcaggatgtcgctgtccatttctccatggaggagtgggagtatttagaaggacacagagatctgtacaagaacgtcataatggaggttccccagcctctcacatctccag gtctatccagtaagaggacaacaccagagagatgtccctgtcctcttcttccacaagactgtaagcaagaagatcccagtgttcctcaggatcatcag ggtgaagatctgacccatattaatactacagagacatatgtgagagatgatgagcggtgtaaagaggagattcctacatatgactacccag atgactgtaccagatcagagggacagctgacatcttcaatttttaaatctcaTGATCTTGAGATCCTAGAAAATACAACTAAAGtgattgctgttactccagatatatcatcatccattcacagcaaagatctatcatctgatcctatgaaacagatcccatcttctgattcattactgactaccaagaaaaatcaaagtcacaaaagaggcattaaaaaacaaactgctcctaaagcaaataagtcattttcatgttcagaatgtgggaaatgttttatcctgaAATCCGTTTTTGTTAGGCATCATagtactcacacaggggagaagcctttttcctgttcagaatgtgggaaatgttttaaccagaaatcacatcttgttagccaccagagaactcacacaggggagaagcctttttcctgttcagaatgtgggaaatgttttacccaaaaAAGGACTCTTGTTGAACATCTAAGAACCCATAGaggagaaaagcctttttcctgttcagaatgtgggaaatgttttagtcatCAAAagtatcttgttagacatcagagcagtcacacagaggagaagcctttttcctgttcagaatgtgcaaAATGTTTTAACGATAAACTgtatcttgttagacatcaaagaacccacacaggagagaagcctttttcctgtacagaatgtgggaaatgttttactctcaAAAAGAGTCTTGTTGGACATCAAAGAacacacacaggagaaaagcctttttcctgtacagaatgtgggaaatgttttactctcaAAAAGAGTCTTGTTGGACATCAAAGAacacacacaggagaaaagcctttttcctgttcagaatgtgggaaatgttttaaagagaaatcacatcttgtttgccaccagagaattcacacaggggagaagcctttttcctgttcagaatgtgggaaatgttttaaccggaaagggacgcttgttagacatcagagcagtcacacagaggagaagcctttttcattttcttaa